In Daphnia magna isolate NIES linkage group LG7, ASM2063170v1.1, whole genome shotgun sequence, a single genomic region encodes these proteins:
- the LOC116936234 gene encoding zinc finger RNA-binding protein, whose amino-acid sequence MTPAVITRAAFETNLVTVADKVDRKPVVVTSPVVSTSVGPAVRLNNSITVKFAKFLVQVLRLTKTIWMVKSRRKKKASVCTGLLMVPTPRTGAGLHCELCNVACTSADAYAAHIRGTKHQKVVKLHTKLGKPILPPEPQLIHSKAVGATGTAPATPVTPVTTTTIATTATMVSAVITTLAVTTISAATATPITPTVPAPTSYMYNSIHQSSGCNA is encoded by the exons ATGACTCCTGCTGTGAT AACTAGAGCTGCCTTTGAAACAAATCTGGTCACGGTGGCGGACAAGGTGGACCGAAAACCCGTGGTCGTTACTTCGCCGGTGGTTTCAACCAGCGTTGGACCAGCAGTACGACTCAACAACTCCATTACTGTGAAGTTTGCAAAATTTCTTGTGCAA gTCCTCAGACTTACAAAGACCATTTGGATGGtgaaaagcagaagaaaaaagaaggcatCCGTCTGTACTGGCCTCCTTATG GTTCCCACTCCGAGGACTGGAGCTGGCTTGCACTGTGAACTTTGCAATGTGGCGTGCACTTCTGCAGATGCCTATGCAGCGCACATTCGTGGAACAAAACATCAAAAG GTCGTTAAATTACACACGAAACTAGGCAAACCAATCCTTCCACCAGAACCACAGTTGATTCATTCGAAAGCGGTTGGCGCAACTGGAACCGCACCGGCTACACCAGTTACACCAGTTACTACAACTACTATAGCTACTACAGCCACAATGGTCAGCGCGGTGATCACTACGCTTGCTGTTACAACTATATCCGCCGCAACGGCCACTCCCATTACACCTACGGTACCTGCACCTACATCCTACATGTACAACAGCATTCATCAAAGTAGTGGCTGCAACGcctaa